CATCTCACCCTCGACGCGGATCACGACAGTCGTCTGCGGAGCCGTCCGCACGGAACTGTTCACGACGGAGGTTCGCGGACCCTGCCAGCCTACACTGAACGACGGGTACGGTGGCTTCGCATTCTCCGGAATTTTCAGTTGCCACGCAGTGTTGACGCCGTCCCCGTATGAAAAGACGAATTCTGGCGGCGCCGTCGGAAACATTTCCGCAtacgttttcttcgtcgccgccgTACACCGCGCTCCGGCGTCGTGGCAGCAGGATGTGTTAATGTCCGCTGGCACCGAACTGACGGCTCCCGCACATCTGAGAACCAGTGCGTCCCCAGGGTTGACCGTCACAATGACTTTTTGGTTGCGGGAGTCGCAGCTCTCGAACGTCATCTTCCGAATGACGTTCCCCGTCGTCGCGACCcacgaagagacaaagacagcGAGCAGACTGACGGCGAAAAACACGCGCAAGCAGCGCCGGCGTGACAGCAACACTGACGCGACGGCGCCAGCGAGCACGCGCGCAGGAAGCGACCGATGCGGCAAACGACCCATTTCttccgagaaaaaagaacagcCGCGACAACTGCGAGAAGTGACGTCAGACACCCGCGATGATCGGCGTCCCCGGAGAACGAGACGCAGTTTCGcaccgaggaagaacagaatGAGTTGAAACGATGTGTGGCGGAAAGGGTCTACCCGGCGTTGGATGCCTTCGTGCTCATAGAACATCTGCATTCGTCCCTACAAAGGTACGCCCGACTATGGCGCTCGCAGCCTTAGCAGAGTTGAGAGGAACACCCACGCACATCTCGTCTCTTTAACTTCGAAATAAAACACTCGAATGGCACTTCCGGATCCAACGTTcccgcagaaagaagcgtcTCCATCCGGGGTGACAAAAACTGAGTCCAAGGATGTCGCTGCGCTTGAACCCGGCCCCGGGCATTTAAGTGTTCATCAACGTATCCGTGAGAACCGGGTGACTGCCACGTTCCCACCGGCTAGAACGCAACTTGTTCCATCCTTGCCAACAGAGAGTCGACAAATCCAACGCGTTCCTCTGTGTTCAAATGAGAGGGCGGAAAGAAACCCCGGTGGTGAAGCGGTGCTACGCGGCTAGAGAGTGAGCGTGAGACAGATGTTACAAATGGACGTTCTGAAGCAGCCGCGTCACACTACATATAACATGCTAAATTGTTACGTTAAAACGCAAGGTTGAAGCGGCTCCTTGGCCTGCAGGGAAATCGGAATGCGTTCGGTTATATCTTGGAGCGAGACAGGGTGTGCCGTAGCCGACTGAGTCGAAAGGCCTGGAAAAAAAAGGGAAACAAACGGATATCCTGCTTGCGGCATATAGATTCGTAGCCCTCGCGTTCAATTATCGCTGATGTAAGCTGTCGCTGTTTTACAAAACCCTCTTTTTAAATGAAGCAACACACAGTTCACGACGGGGCACTACCATTGTGCAAATTCTGCCCCTGAGCAAACGACGAGGATGAGCAGCTCACTACATGCTGGGTGAATTACACCGCATGAACGTGAAATGTCAAGCCGTTTCACCGtcgaaacacacagaaagctGCAGGTTTTTCGTGAGGAATTCAAAATCGAGGCAGATCATCgatgaaagagagacaagaacaTCGAAGGCGCAACCGCCAGAAGCGGGGTTCTCGAGGGCCCCGCCGGCGGTCCCCTGGTACGAGTTTGGACTTTCCAGACGGAAAATGGATCCTTCCTTTTCCGCCTTCTGAAAATGGTATACAAGAATATCTCCCGCAAAAAGCTCAAAAGAAACTGACGAGAGACAAGATAATCGGTTCTTCTTCGAAACCGAGAACTCCTACAAACCGCTTGGATGCGACCGCTTGCTGAAGACGGAGGGCAGGTGCAGCATGCGAAGTCGACGCAATGCTTTTCTCAAAGATCTGAACGAGATCCACCGGTCATCAAACTTCTTTTGTAAAGAGGTTCACTCTTTTCCGCGCTTAATCTTTGAGTACGCGAGTAGTGTGGACGTTTTGCAGGTCCCTCTGAAACGAGACTGAAAGAGAGCTTGTCACCGAGGATCGTCTGCGTTCGCGCGCTCTGCGGTGTGTGACTTGCGGGTGCACAGACAGCCCGGAaatgcagaaaaggagacacattTCGTGAAGCATTTCTACACAGAGGAACCTGCAAGGGACAAGCCTCTCCGTGATGGGAGAGGAGCATGGGTTGAGAGTTGACAGGCAACAGGCTGCAAATCCTGATAAGAATGCCCATGGAACTCCCGTATGTGAGGCGGCGCGTTTCAAAAAGAGAAAATCCCGTGAAAAAGCAAGCGGGTACAGGCCTGCACAAGAAGGTGGAACAGAGGCTCTGTTGTAGCCCCATGTATCTACAGAATTATCCGCATCCacagaaacgcggagaaaatTGGAGAGAGTCGACACGCTGCGCTACCCTCGAATACCCCCATCTCAAAATTGTAGCTGCTTCGGTTAGCCTCATAACTCCGTTTTTCCATGTAGACGTGTGATGGGATTGGAGGCAAATGCGATACCCTTGGTTGGTTCTCTGTACACCGTTATGTCCGGCGCCTCGCAGCAAAGCAAAAGCACCTACACAGCGCTCTCAGCACCATGTCCGAGGATTTAGTTCTTTTTTGGTGCAGTGGGGCTTCATTTACAAGTGGGAATGAAAATAGAACTTGAAATGCAGGACTAGGGAAgatgttttttctccgcaaGTCTGTGTCTTTGTTGCTGTTGGATGTTTAGGAAAAAAAGGCGACGAAAGCTGTACGGAAGTCGCGCTATTCCTGAAGCGCGTTTATGAGTTTTGCCCAGTTCGGGAGTATCGGGCTCTTTCGTTTGTTCAGCTCATGCAAAAACGAAACATCCTTCTCAAGTGCCACTCCTGATCTCGCTATTTCGAACAGGGCTGTTTGCTGAATATGCGCCAGTTCACCGTAGGAACCGCCAGCGATGAGAGCAGGTTTTCTCCCCAGTGAAGTCAAACTGCTCCCTTGCTTTTTTGTACGACTGCCAGTTTGTGTCTACATCTGGGAACGAACAACGACCCGCAATTCTTTGGCATGCACCTTCAATTCTTCAACATGCAAAGGAATCGTGTATGTAAAACGATTCCGGAAAAGTAAGTTTGGTCGCATCCGAAATTTTGCTGCAGCTCCCATTTTCTCGCGGGCACGGGGTGCTCTCCCGTTTGCGTTATTGTTTCAAacaaaaagcgagaagccgctgtctccggagagaaaggcgtaTGCGCACGCGTTTACGTGAAGCGGTTTacaagacaaagagagacgaactgCGTATACAAACAACGTGGGTGTTCCTCGCTCTGCTTCCATTTCTTCCCAAGGGCGAACGACACCGAGATAAACAACGAAAACAACACGTGAACTGTCACTCTTGCCTCTGGAGACCTACAACACTGAAACCCAATTGTTATTTATGCCTGAAGACTCCTTTTCCAGAAACATGTGCCCGCTTAGTGACACAGAGCTCACCACTTGCAAGTGTACCACACCATCGGCTACGTCTCTTTTGGCCCAGGCATCGCCCATTGTCGCAATTATCTCCACCGTCTTTGACACAGCCCGCCAGTTGCGTCTAACAGGCCACTGAGAAACACAACtctacatatgcatacatatatatatatatatatatacatacgtataaatgtgcatatacatatttgaGTATATACATGCAAAGACAGGATGTGAACGCGACTTTTTTGTCGTGTCATatggagacaaagaacgGAAAGGGCGTGTGGATCCTGCTCACCGTCGAcgtccagagaaaaaagagaacaaaTGCTGGAGGGAGAGGTCGCGCCGAAGCAccactgtctctttccttcacAGCGCAAAACACCGGCGACACAAGACTTCCAAAGTGCACGAAAAAAATTGAGGAAACAAGCCAACACGAAAAAGATCTTCGCGTGCTTCGGGCTCCCAGGCCGAATCTCGACTCTTCCGAATGTGCGCGGCTTTCTCCGCAAACGTGCACTCTTTTTACTTAAacatgcacatgcgtttGAAGCTAACAGGCGCACGGCATCCCAGACGACAACGCAGAAATCTAGTGGTCGACATCCCATTTGTGTACGTATTCTGCAGGTGGACTGCGACGCACTTCCGTTTAATGAATCCACTaatgtatacatacaaatgcatgcatatatatatatatatatatatgtagatgtatatgcatatttctATACGTGTGTTTACATTGATCAGAAGAGGCACACAGACTCGTGGGCGTCCCTATGTCTGCCAGAGTGATCGCCACCGACTCCTTCGAGTctcggagaaaaggaaactgtAGGCAGGCAATTCTGAAGTTCTGCATGGCACTTGCATCGCATCTTCCctgttgcttctcttcagctcAGAGGAATCTCCCTTCCTCGTGGGCAAACGCTGCGAGTTcgttcttcgccgtcgcccTCTTGCTTACCACCGTTTGCCGTCCCATCATTGCAgctctcgtgtgtctctgcgtcgcgcctctttcctgcctctcgtcttttctaAGAAGCTGTCCCGATCACTTCTGTCCTCTTCGCCCTGTGAaatctgctctcttctcctgtcccCGTCCCCTCTTCGCTACAAAAgacctcctgtctccttttctaaGCAAACACTCGCCGACAGAGCAAATGAGAAGCAGAGCGtggaaaggaaaacagaaggtggagaagaggagagaggcgcgagtGGCACGATGCTTTTTcccccttccttctctcaggAAAAAAGAGTGAAGGCCTGCGTCTTGCCAGTCAAACATGAAATCGTCGAATGAACGGAAACGGGACTAAatcgccttcgctctctccgtctccatcTCCGAATAAAGGGCGTCGATCTCCTTGGcgaaaaactgcatgcacacacgtTCAAAAAGCTTCACGATGGAGACATCCCAGGTTGCACAAAGGTCTGGAAAAACGTCCTTGGTCAACAACGCATACAGCAATTGCCGCAGCTTGCTGTCGGATTGCAGGCAAGAGTAAACTCCCGGAGGCAGCAAAGGTTCTGCAGAAGGCTTACAGAAAGTCGTCTCTTGCATGTGCGCTTCTTTGCACTCTCGGTCCTGCACCCTTTACAGTGGATCAGCCCCGAAGAGTCTCTCAGCTCTTCAGTCacacgaggagaaaagagcagcCCCTGGCTTCCGACTCTCAGTTAGTTCGTTCATATCCGCAACGACACGCACATCTACACGTTCCAGCTCTGCACTCATCTTCAAGTATTTACGCCTGTTCATGTCATAAAATCCAATGTACACTGACATCATATATGCCAGTGAACATTTAGATCATATAGTCACGCACAACTCTATA
This window of the Toxoplasma gondii ME49 chromosome VI, whole genome shotgun sequence genome carries:
- the SRS33 gene encoding SAG-related sequence SRS33 (encoded by transcript TGME49_243790~Gene product name based on ToxoDB Community Expert Annotation.~Predicted trans-membrane domain (TMHMM2.0):19-37:92-115), which gives rise to MQMFYEHEGIQRRVDPFRHTSFQLILFFLGAKLRLVLRGRRSSRVSDVTSRSCRGCSFFSEEMGRLPHRSLPARVLAGAVASVLLSRRRCLRVFFAVSLLAVFVSSWVATTGNVIRKMTFESCDSRNQKVIVTVNPGDALVLRCAGAVSSVPADINTSCCHDAGARCTAATKKTYAEMFPTAPPEFVFSYGDGVNTAWQLKIPENAKPPYPSFSVGWQGPRTSVVNSSVRTAPQTTVVIRVEGEMESEILVSITSTISRSAASTFMVGRKLQQIVTCGALALAGLLATAGMTG